One Pyrus communis chromosome 13, drPyrComm1.1, whole genome shotgun sequence genomic window carries:
- the LOC137712953 gene encoding LOW QUALITY PROTEIN: subtilisin-like protease SBT3.8 (The sequence of the model RefSeq protein was modified relative to this genomic sequence to represent the inferred CDS: substituted 1 base at 1 genomic stop codon) — translation MGFLWLKGKSNKALLLVAVSFLLVFNGKNTLIAPADAKSRLHIVYLGEKQHEDPELLTTSHHEMLASVVGSKEAAIDSMVYSYRHGFSGFAAKLTESQAKKISEFSGVVHVTPNSFYSPQTTRSWDYLGLSSHSPTNLMHETNMGDGIVIGIMDFGIWPESKMLNDDGVGPIPTRWKGRCESGESFNATTHCNRKLIGAKWFIDGFLADNEQPFNTVFWEFYSPRDGAGHGTHTATTAAGSFVANASYQGLALGVVXGGAPRAHLAVYKTCWNVLNFVCAAADLLKAFDEAIYDGVDVLSLSIGNYNPKFAEVDKRDAIATGSFHAVAKSITVVCAADNTGPAPQTVSNVAPWIITMAATTIDRSFPTPITLGNNKTLLGQAMFVGKEVGFTGLVYPKGPEQFPTTYGVCESLTLNTTHVAGNVVICFTTMPGPAQVTSVVSAVRSAGGVGVIIARNPSNLFGPCSNDFPCIVVDYKLGTEIMLYIRSTRSPTVKLSPSKTLTGKPISTKVAYFSSRGPNAIAPAILKPDIAAPGVNILAASSYDPAMDGRFALLSGTSMATPHIAGIVAILKSSHPGWSPAAMKSALVITAWKTDPFGEPIFAEGTGQKFADPFDYGGGLVNPNKEANPGLIYDMGTNDYINYLCAFGYNTSAISLLVKQATSCPVIKPSILDVNLPSITIPNLRSPVTLTRTVTNVGPVISTYKAQIEPPPGINVVVKPEALVFNSTVKALSFTVAVSTTYQVNMAYFFGSLTWTDGVHAVSSPISVRTQIIQSYTDDN, via the exons atgGGCTTCCTTTGGCTGAAAGGTAAGAGCAACAAGGCTTTACTACTTGTGGCAGTTAGTTTTCTGTTAGTTTTCAATGGCAAGAACACTCTGATTGCACCAGCTGATGCCAAGAGTAGA CTGCACATAGTTTATTTGGGTGAGAAGCAGCATGAGGATCCTGAGCTTTTAACCACTTCACATCATGAGATGTTGGCATCAGTTGTTGGCAG CAAAGAAGCCGCCATTGATTCAATGGTATATAGCTATAGACACGGCTTCTCTGGCTTTGCAGCCAAGCTTACAGAATCGCAAGCCAAGAAGATTTCAG AGTTTTCTGGAGTTGTTCATGTCACGCCAAATAGCTTTTACTCACCACAAACTACTAGGAGTTGGGATTACCTAGGCCTCTCTTCTCATTCCCCCACCAATTTGATGCACGAGACCAACATGGGCGATGGGATTGTCATTGGCATCATGGACTTCGGAATATGGCCAGAGTCGAAAATGCTAAATGATGATGGGGTTGGGCCAATCCCTACCCGTTGGAAGGGCCGATGTGAATCAGGAGAGAGCTTCAATGCCACAACACACTGCAACAGAAAACTTATAGGAGCAAAGTGGTTCATAGATGGCTTCCTTGCTGACAATGAGCAACCATTCAACACAGTATTTTGGGAGTTCTATTCTCCGAGAGATGGAGCAGGACACGGAACACACACTGCCACAACCGCTGCTGGTTCCTTTGTGGCCAATGCAAGTTACCAAGGGCTTGCCCTAGGAGTAGTCTGAGGTGGTGCACCACGGGCTCATTTGGCCGTGTACAAGACATGTTGGAATGTGCTAAATTTCGTGTGCGCTGCTGCTGATCTGCTTAAAGCTTTTGATGAAGCAATATATGATGGTGTAGATGTATTGTCGCTGTCTATTGGCAACTACAATCCTAAGTTTGCAGAGGTTGATAAGCGTGACGCGATTGCCACAGGGTCATTCCATGCTGTGGCCAAAAGTATTACTGTTGTTTGTGCTGCAGACAATACTGGACCTGCTCCTCAGACAGTGTCGAATGTAGCACCCTGGATCATAACCATGGCAGCTACCACCATCGACAGATCCTTCCCCACTCCCATTACTCTCGGGAATAACAAAACTCTACTG gGGCAAGCCATGTTTGTAGGAAAAGAGGTTGGTTTCACTGGTTTGGTGTATCCAAAAGGCCCAGAACAATTCCCTACAACATATGG TGTCTGCGAGTCCTTGACACTTAATACCACACATGTGGCTGGAAATGTAGTCATTTGCTTCACAACGATGCCTGGGCCAGCACAAGTAACCAGTGTTGTATCTGCTGTTAGAAGTGCAGGCGGAGTCGGGGTGATTATTGCAAGGAATCCTAGTAATCTCTTCGGTCCTTGCAGCAATGACTTCCCCTGCATTGTAGTTGACTACAAACTTGGCACCGAGATAATGTTATATATTCGTTCCACAAG ATCTCCTACTGTAAAACTGAGCCCTTCTAAGACACTAACGGGGAAGCCTATATCGACTAAAGTTGCTTACTTCTCTTCTAGAGGACCTAATGCCATCGCTCCTGCAATTTTGAAG CCAGATATAGCCGCGCCTGGTGTGAACATATTAGCAGCCAGTTCGTATGATCCCGCTATGGATGGAAGATTTGCCTTGCTATCGGGGACATCAATGGCAACTCCCCACATTGCAGGCATTGTGGCAATTTTAAAATCATCGCACCCTGGTTGGTCCCCTGCTGCAATGAAATCAGCACTAGTCATAACAG cATGGAAGACTGATCCGTTTGGAGAGCCAATCTTTGCTGAAGGGACAGGGCAAAAGTTTGCGGATCCATTTGACTATGGAGGAGGATTAGTGAACCCGAACAAGGAAGCGAATCCTGGCCTCATATATGACATGGGCACAAATGACTACATAAACTACCTTTGTGCGTTTGGCTACAACACCTCAGCTATTTCTCTGCTTGTTAAACAAGCAACATCATGTCCTGTTATAAAACCTTCAATTCTTGATGTGAACCTGCCTTCCATTACAATTCCAAATCTAAGAAGTCCTGTAACACTCACTCGAACTGTAACGAATGTTGGCCCTGTCATCTCAACATACAAAGCCCAAATCGAGCCTCCACCAGGCATCAATGTAGTTGTGAAGCCAGAGGCATTGGTCTTCAACTCGACAGTTAAGGCACTCTCCTTTACAGTTGCGGTTTCCACCACCTACCAAGTGAACATGGCATACTTTTTCGGAAGCCTGACATGGACTGATGGGGTGCATGCTGTGTCAAGTCCCATATCTGTGAGAACACAAATCATACAATCCTATACTGATGACAACTGA